A genomic region of Streptomyces sp. R33 contains the following coding sequences:
- a CDS encoding SRPBCC family protein, with amino-acid sequence MAEHTSSSITIEAAPADVMAVIADFARYPEWTGEVKEAEVLATDADGRAEKVRLLLDAGAIKDDHTLAYTWKGTDEVSWTLDKSQMLRQLDGSYRLAPLEGGKRTEVTYQLTVDVKIPMLGMIKRKAEKVIIDRALAGLKKRVESA; translated from the coding sequence ATGGCCGAACACACCAGCTCGAGCATCACGATCGAGGCGGCGCCGGCCGACGTGATGGCCGTGATCGCCGACTTCGCCCGCTACCCCGAGTGGACCGGCGAGGTGAAGGAGGCCGAGGTGCTGGCCACCGACGCCGACGGCCGCGCCGAGAAGGTCCGGCTGCTGCTGGACGCGGGCGCGATCAAGGACGACCACACCCTCGCCTACACCTGGAAGGGTACGGACGAGGTCAGCTGGACCCTGGACAAGTCGCAGATGCTGCGCCAGCTCGACGGCTCGTACCGGCTCGCCCCGCTGGAAGGCGGCAAGCGCACCGAGGTCACCTACCAGCTGACCGTGGACGTCAAGATCCCGATGCTCGGCATGATCAAGCGCAAGGCCGAGAAGGTCATCATCGACCGTGCCCTGGCCGGCCTGAAGAAGCGCGTCGAATCGGCCTGA
- a CDS encoding glycosyltransferase family 4 protein, with product MYKTLIVTNDFPPRPGGIQAFLHNMALRLDPDRIVVYASTWKHGAEGREATAAFDAEQPFQVVRDRTTMLLPTPRVTRRAVGLLREHGCESVWFGAAAPLGLMGPALRRAGAKRIVATTHGHEAGWAQLPAARQLLRRIGEGTDTLTYLGEYTRSRIASALTDRAAERMVQLPPGVDEKTFHPGSGGDEIRARLGLSDRPVVVCVSRLVPRKGQDTLIEAMPRILAAVPDAVLLVVGGGPYEADLRALAVSTGVADSVVFTGAVPWAELPAHYGAGDVFAMPCRTRRGGLDVEGLGIVYLEASATGLPVVAGDSGGAPDAVLEGETGWVVRGGVPEDAADRVIALLQDPELRRRMGERGRAWVEEKWRWDLLADRLRELL from the coding sequence ATGTACAAGACGCTGATCGTGACCAATGACTTCCCGCCGCGGCCCGGCGGCATCCAGGCCTTCCTGCACAACATGGCGCTGCGGCTGGATCCCGACCGGATCGTCGTCTACGCCTCCACCTGGAAGCACGGGGCCGAAGGCCGCGAGGCCACCGCGGCCTTCGACGCCGAGCAGCCGTTCCAGGTCGTGCGCGACCGTACGACGATGCTGCTGCCGACCCCGCGGGTGACCCGGCGGGCGGTCGGGCTGCTGCGCGAGCACGGCTGCGAGTCGGTGTGGTTCGGGGCGGCGGCCCCGCTGGGGCTGATGGGCCCGGCGCTGCGCCGCGCCGGGGCGAAGCGGATCGTGGCCACCACCCACGGGCACGAGGCGGGCTGGGCGCAGCTCCCGGCGGCGCGGCAGCTGCTGCGCCGGATCGGCGAGGGCACGGACACGCTGACGTACCTGGGCGAGTACACGCGCTCGCGGATCGCCTCGGCGCTGACGGACCGGGCGGCGGAGCGGATGGTGCAACTCCCGCCGGGGGTGGACGAGAAGACCTTCCACCCCGGGTCGGGCGGCGACGAGATCCGGGCCCGGCTGGGGCTGTCGGACCGGCCCGTGGTGGTCTGCGTCTCGCGGCTGGTCCCCCGCAAGGGGCAGGACACCCTGATCGAGGCGATGCCGCGGATCCTGGCCGCGGTTCCGGACGCCGTGCTGCTGGTGGTCGGCGGGGGCCCGTACGAGGCGGACCTGCGGGCGCTGGCCGTCTCGACCGGGGTCGCGGACTCGGTGGTCTTCACGGGCGCGGTCCCGTGGGCCGAGCTGCCCGCCCACTACGGCGCCGGGGACGTCTTCGCGATGCCGTGCCGGACCCGGCGGGGCGGACTGGACGTGGAGGGGCTCGGCATCGTCTACCTCGAGGCCTCGGCGACGGGCCTGCCCGTGGTCGCGGGCGACTCGGGCGGGGCGCCGGACGCGGTGCTGGAGGGTGAGACGGGCTGGGTGGTCCGGGGCGGTGTCCCCGAGGACGCGGCGGACCGCGTGATCGCGCTGCTGCAGGACCCGGAGCTGCGCCGCCGCATGGGCGAGCGGGGCCGCGCCTGGGTCGAGGAGAAGTGGCGCTGGGACCTCCTGGCCGACCGCCTGCGCGAGCTGCTCTGA
- a CDS encoding carboxylesterase produces the protein MPVLPGAEPFRHEGGEVGVLLCHGFTGSPQSLRPWAEYLAGQGLTVSLPLLPGHGTRWQDMQLTGWQDWYAEVDRALRELLDRCTQVFVFGLSMGGALSLRLAAKHGNAISGLVLVNPANKVHDPLAVALPVAKHFIRSTPGIASDIAKPGSDEVGYDRVPTRAAHSLRKFLQMLDTELPQVTQPVLLLHSPQDHVVPPADSARILARISSTDVTETLLEQSYHVATLDYDAEQIFADSFAFVGRLAESVGREGAASGG, from the coding sequence GTGCCCGTCCTCCCTGGAGCTGAGCCGTTCCGCCACGAGGGCGGAGAGGTCGGTGTCCTCCTCTGCCACGGCTTCACCGGTTCCCCGCAGTCGCTGCGCCCGTGGGCCGAGTATCTCGCCGGGCAGGGCCTGACGGTGTCGCTGCCGCTGCTGCCCGGGCACGGGACGCGGTGGCAGGACATGCAGCTCACGGGCTGGCAGGACTGGTACGCGGAGGTCGACCGCGCCCTGCGGGAGCTGCTGGACCGGTGCACGCAGGTGTTCGTCTTCGGCCTGTCCATGGGCGGGGCGCTGAGCCTGCGGCTCGCGGCGAAGCACGGGAACGCGATCAGCGGGCTCGTGCTCGTCAACCCGGCCAACAAGGTGCACGACCCGCTGGCCGTCGCCCTCCCGGTGGCCAAGCACTTCATCCGCTCGACCCCGGGCATCGCGAGCGACATCGCGAAGCCGGGCTCGGACGAGGTCGGGTACGACCGGGTCCCGACCCGGGCCGCGCACTCGCTGCGGAAGTTCCTGCAGATGCTGGACACCGAGCTGCCGCAGGTGACGCAGCCGGTGCTGCTGCTGCACAGCCCGCAGGACCACGTCGTACCGCCCGCCGACTCGGCGCGGATCCTCGCGCGGATCTCGTCGACGGACGTCACCGAGACCCTGCTGGAACAGAGCTACCACGTCGCGACGTTGGACTACGACGCGGAGCAGATCTTCGCGGACAGTTTTGCGTTCGTCGGACGGCTCGCGGAGAGCGTCGGCAGGGAGGGGGCGGCCAGCGGTGGCTGA
- a CDS encoding metallophosphoesterase — MGGRKSSTRVHVVSDVHGNAEGLARAGDGADALICLGDLVLFLDYADHSRGIFPDLFGVENADRIVELRTARRFDEARDFGRRLWAGLDREQLIEGAVRRQYAEMFAAFPQPTYATYGNVDIPGLWSEYAGPGTTVLDGQRVEIGGRVFGFVGGGLPSPMRTPYEVDEEEYAAKVEALGEVDVLCSHIPPEVPELCYDTVARRFERGSEALLAAIRRTRPRYALFGHVHQPLARRMRIGGTECVNVGHFAATGRPWALEW; from the coding sequence ATGGGTGGCAGGAAAAGCAGCACGCGGGTCCATGTCGTCAGCGACGTCCACGGCAACGCCGAAGGGCTCGCCCGCGCCGGCGACGGCGCCGACGCCCTGATCTGCCTCGGCGACCTCGTGCTCTTCCTCGACTACGCCGACCACTCGCGCGGCATCTTCCCCGACCTGTTCGGCGTCGAGAACGCCGACCGGATCGTCGAGCTGCGCACCGCGCGCCGCTTCGACGAGGCCCGCGACTTCGGGCGACGGCTGTGGGCCGGGCTCGACCGGGAACAGCTGATCGAGGGCGCGGTGCGCCGCCAGTACGCCGAGATGTTCGCCGCGTTCCCGCAGCCCACGTACGCCACGTACGGCAATGTCGACATCCCGGGTCTGTGGTCCGAGTACGCCGGCCCCGGCACGACCGTCCTCGACGGGCAGCGGGTGGAGATCGGCGGCCGCGTCTTCGGCTTCGTCGGCGGCGGACTGCCCTCCCCGATGCGCACCCCGTACGAGGTGGACGAGGAGGAGTACGCCGCCAAGGTCGAGGCGCTCGGCGAGGTGGACGTGCTCTGCTCGCACATCCCGCCGGAGGTTCCCGAGCTCTGCTACGACACGGTCGCGCGCCGGTTCGAACGCGGCAGCGAGGCCCTGCTCGCGGCGATCCGGCGGACCCGCCCGCGGTACGCGCTGTTCGGGCACGTGCACCAGCCGCTGGCCCGGCGCATGCGGATCGGCGGCACGGAATGCGTGAACGTCGGGCATTTCGCCGCCACCGGAAGGCCGTGGGCCCTGGAGTGGTGA
- a CDS encoding ROK family glucokinase, which yields MGLTIGVDIGGTKIAAGVVDEEGTILETYKVPTPPTADGVTDAICAAVSEVSSSHTIEAVGIGAAGYVDDKRATVLFAPNINWRHEPLKDKVEQRIGLPVVVENDANCAAWGEYRFGAGQGHEDVICITLGTGLGGGIIIGNKLRRGRFGVAAEFGHIRVVPDGLLCGCGSQGCWEQYASGRALVRYAKQRAKATPENAAILLSLGDGTADGIEGKHISEAARAGDLVAIDAFRELARWAGAGLADLASLFDPSAFIVGGGVSDEGDLVLDPIRKSFKRWLVGGAWRPHAQVLAAQLGGKAGLVGAADLARQG from the coding sequence ATGGGACTCACCATCGGCGTCGACATCGGCGGCACGAAGATCGCGGCCGGCGTGGTCGACGAAGAGGGCACCATTCTTGAGACGTACAAGGTGCCCACCCCGCCGACCGCGGACGGAGTGACGGACGCTATCTGCGCCGCAGTGTCCGAAGTCAGCAGCAGCCACACCATCGAGGCCGTCGGCATCGGCGCCGCCGGCTACGTGGACGACAAGCGCGCGACCGTGCTCTTCGCGCCGAACATCAACTGGCGGCACGAGCCGCTCAAGGACAAGGTCGAGCAGCGCATCGGCCTGCCGGTCGTCGTCGAGAACGACGCGAACTGCGCCGCCTGGGGCGAGTACCGCTTCGGCGCCGGCCAGGGCCACGAAGACGTCATCTGCATCACGCTCGGCACGGGCCTGGGCGGCGGCATCATCATCGGCAACAAACTGCGCCGCGGGCGCTTCGGCGTGGCCGCCGAGTTCGGGCACATCCGGGTGGTTCCGGACGGTCTGCTGTGCGGGTGCGGGAGCCAGGGCTGCTGGGAGCAGTACGCCTCCGGGCGCGCGCTCGTCCGGTACGCGAAGCAGCGCGCCAAGGCCACCCCCGAGAACGCGGCGATCCTGCTCTCGCTCGGTGACGGCACCGCCGACGGCATCGAGGGCAAGCACATCAGCGAGGCCGCGCGGGCCGGTGACCTGGTGGCCATCGACGCCTTCCGCGAGCTGGCCCGCTGGGCGGGTGCCGGGCTGGCGGACCTGGCGTCCCTCTTCGACCCGTCGGCGTTCATCGTCGGCGGCGGGGTCTCGGACGAGGGCGACCTCGTCCTCGACCCGATCCGCAAGTCGTTCAAGCGCTGGCTGGTCGGCGGCGCGTGGCGCCCGCACGCGCAGGTGCTGGCCGCGCAGCTGGGCGGCAAGGCCGGGCTCGTCGGCGCGGCGGACCTGGCCCGCCAGGGCTGA
- a CDS encoding endonuclease/exonuclease/phosphatase family protein yields MLPNSVTEPDGSAVIRALSYNIRSMRDDEEALARVIRACAPDLVFIQEAPRFFRWRKHAARLAAKTDLVVLSGGATAAGPLLLCSLRAFVERTEDVLLPLTPGLHRRGFATAVVRFGAARVGVVSAHLSLDRAERAAQAGLLAQRAASLEAPHAIVAADVNEAPGGPAFGRLTESLRDCWTVSPWGGERTFPAAAPDRRIDAVFASPGVEVLACGVPDGLPGVTPRDLHAATDHLPVLAALRLPAGRSGPAGV; encoded by the coding sequence ATGCTGCCGAACTCTGTGACGGAACCCGACGGTTCCGCGGTGATCCGAGCCCTCAGCTACAACATCCGCTCGATGCGGGACGACGAGGAGGCGCTGGCCCGGGTGATCCGCGCCTGCGCCCCCGACCTCGTCTTCATCCAGGAGGCGCCGCGGTTCTTCCGCTGGCGCAAGCACGCGGCGCGGCTGGCCGCGAAGACGGACCTGGTGGTGCTCAGCGGCGGCGCCACGGCTGCGGGCCCGCTCCTGCTGTGTTCCCTACGGGCCTTCGTGGAGCGGACGGAGGACGTACTCCTCCCCCTCACCCCGGGCCTGCACCGGCGGGGTTTCGCCACGGCGGTGGTCCGGTTCGGGGCCGCGCGGGTCGGGGTCGTCAGCGCGCACCTGTCCCTGGACCGGGCGGAGCGGGCCGCGCAGGCGGGGCTGCTGGCGCAGCGCGCCGCGTCGCTGGAGGCGCCGCACGCGATCGTGGCGGCCGACGTGAACGAAGCCCCCGGCGGGCCCGCCTTCGGGCGCCTCACCGAGAGCCTGCGGGACTGCTGGACGGTGTCCCCGTGGGGCGGCGAGCGCACCTTCCCGGCGGCGGCTCCGGACCGGCGCATCGACGCCGTCTTCGCCTCGCCGGGGGTGGAGGTCCTGGCCTGCGGAGTGCCCGACGGGCTGCCCGGGGTGACCCCCCGGGACCTCCACGCCGCCACGGACCACCTCCCGGTCCTGGCCGCCCTCCGCCTCCCGGCCGGGAGGTCCGGCCCCGCCGGCGTGTGA
- a CDS encoding GMC oxidoreductase, producing MTPQLTRRHFLGIGALQTAAALGFTRIGLQSAAAAEPAAAQYAPAIVVGSGYGSAVAALRLGQAGVRTVVLEMGRLWNTPGPDGKVFPSTSAPDQRSMWFRNRTEAPLAQFLWLDVVNRDISPYPGVLDRVNHGDMSVYVGRGVGGGSLVNGGMAPTPRRSYFSEVLPRVDADEMYGTYYPRARAMLGVNDIDPGWFESTEWYRFARISRKHAQNTGLRTTFVPNVYDFGYMQREAAGTATRSALAGEVIYGNNHGKKSVDKTYLAAAIGTGNVTIETMQRVVGVRQDPAGGYVLTVRTSDLTGRVTQVRELGCKQLFLGAGSLGTTEILLRARERGTLPALSEKVGLGWGHNGNIMTARANHLWDTVGCNQATMPALGIDDWDNAANPVFAEIAPLPMGFEHWISMYLAITKNPERGHFTYDAATDSARLNWRRDQNTPSVQAAKNLFDRINRANFTIYRYDLFGDNRNFADNFTYHPLGGCVLGDATDDYGRAKGYQGLYVVDSSLIPGSLGVNPFVTITALAERNMARILAEDPR from the coding sequence ATGACACCTCAGCTGACGCGCCGTCATTTCCTGGGTATCGGCGCCCTCCAGACCGCCGCCGCCCTCGGCTTCACCCGCATAGGCCTGCAATCGGCCGCGGCCGCCGAGCCCGCCGCCGCGCAGTACGCCCCCGCCATCGTCGTGGGCTCCGGCTACGGCTCGGCCGTCGCCGCCCTGCGGCTCGGGCAGGCCGGTGTACGCACCGTCGTCCTCGAGATGGGCCGGCTCTGGAACACCCCCGGCCCGGACGGCAAGGTCTTCCCCTCCACCTCCGCCCCCGACCAGCGGTCCATGTGGTTCCGCAACCGTACCGAGGCCCCGCTCGCCCAGTTCCTCTGGCTCGACGTCGTCAACCGCGACATCAGCCCCTACCCCGGCGTCCTCGACCGCGTGAACCACGGCGACATGTCCGTGTACGTCGGCCGCGGCGTCGGCGGCGGATCCCTCGTCAACGGCGGGATGGCCCCGACGCCCCGGCGCTCGTACTTCTCCGAGGTGCTGCCCCGGGTCGACGCCGACGAGATGTACGGCACGTACTACCCGCGCGCCCGCGCCATGCTCGGGGTCAACGACATCGATCCGGGCTGGTTCGAGTCCACGGAGTGGTACCGGTTCGCCCGGATCTCCCGCAAGCACGCCCAGAACACCGGCCTGCGGACCACCTTCGTGCCCAACGTGTACGACTTCGGGTACATGCAGCGCGAGGCCGCCGGCACCGCCACCCGCTCCGCCCTCGCCGGCGAGGTCATCTACGGCAACAACCACGGCAAGAAGAGCGTCGACAAGACCTACCTCGCGGCCGCGATCGGCACCGGCAACGTCACCATCGAGACCATGCAACGCGTCGTCGGCGTACGCCAGGACCCGGCCGGCGGTTACGTACTCACCGTCCGGACCAGCGATCTGACGGGAAGGGTCACCCAGGTCAGGGAACTCGGCTGCAAGCAGCTCTTCCTCGGCGCCGGCAGCCTCGGCACCACCGAGATCCTGCTGCGCGCCCGCGAGCGGGGCACGCTGCCCGCGCTCAGCGAGAAGGTCGGGCTCGGCTGGGGCCACAACGGCAACATCATGACCGCCCGCGCCAACCACCTGTGGGACACCGTCGGCTGCAACCAGGCCACCATGCCCGCCCTGGGGATCGACGACTGGGACAACGCCGCCAACCCGGTGTTCGCGGAGATCGCCCCGCTGCCCATGGGCTTCGAGCACTGGATCTCGATGTACCTGGCGATCACCAAGAACCCCGAGCGCGGCCACTTCACGTACGACGCGGCCACCGACTCGGCGCGGCTCAACTGGCGCCGCGACCAGAACACCCCGTCGGTCCAGGCCGCGAAGAACCTCTTCGACCGCATCAACCGGGCCAATTTCACGATCTACCGGTACGACCTGTTCGGCGACAACAGGAACTTCGCCGACAACTTCACGTACCACCCGCTCGGCGGCTGCGTCCTCGGCGACGCGACCGACGACTACGGCCGCGCCAAGGGCTACCAGGGGCTGTACGTGGTCGACAGTTCCCTGATCCCGGGCTCGCTCGGGGTGAACCCGTTCGTCACCATCACCGCACTCGCCGAGCGGAACATGGCGCGGATCCTCGCGGAGGACCCGCGCTGA
- a CDS encoding ArsA family ATPase has translation MHTLLITGPGGAGRTTVAAATALAAARNGARVLLLSGDPGNPLSALLGEPTGDPVEAAPGLTAVPAAGVLTARVDSGEEFRQELVALQERGSALLGMVGARPLGAEELTELPGAEQFALLRALRRAAAAPGTDLVVVDMPPLHQAVAALALPAQLRRYLARLLPAERQAARALRPVLAQLAGVPMPAQWLYEAAARWDEELAAVQAVVEAGTTSLRLVAEPGPGADAALRTGLLGLALEQLPVAGIVANRMVPQGSPDPWLAGLAVQQEKYAAQWAGDTPVLPLGHLGRDPQGPEDLARLTGAEGLVPGASGEAGGTARDTARNRRTWVVEDRLADDGVLVWVVPLPGAHKRDLDLVRRGDELLLAAGPYRRIVPLPSALRRCTVSGAALADGELRIRFTPDPGLWPRRP, from the coding sequence ATGCACACTCTGCTCATCACCGGCCCCGGAGGGGCAGGGCGGACCACGGTGGCCGCCGCCACCGCCCTCGCCGCCGCCAGGAACGGTGCGCGGGTGCTGCTGCTCTCCGGTGACCCCGGGAACCCCCTGTCCGCACTGCTCGGGGAGCCGACGGGGGACCCCGTCGAAGCCGCGCCCGGGCTGACGGCGGTACCCGCCGCCGGGGTCCTCACGGCCCGCGTGGACTCCGGCGAGGAGTTCCGCCAGGAGCTCGTCGCCCTCCAGGAGCGCGGATCCGCCCTGCTCGGCATGGTCGGGGCCCGCCCGCTCGGGGCCGAGGAGCTCACCGAGCTGCCCGGCGCCGAGCAGTTCGCCCTGCTGCGCGCGCTGCGCCGGGCCGCCGCCGCACCCGGCACCGACCTCGTCGTCGTCGACATGCCCCCGCTGCACCAGGCCGTGGCCGCCCTCGCCCTCCCCGCCCAGCTGCGCCGCTACCTGGCCCGGCTGCTCCCGGCCGAGCGGCAGGCGGCCCGCGCCCTGCGGCCCGTACTGGCCCAGCTGGCCGGCGTACCGATGCCCGCGCAGTGGCTGTACGAGGCCGCCGCGCGCTGGGACGAGGAGCTGGCCGCCGTCCAGGCCGTCGTGGAGGCCGGCACCACTTCGCTGCGGCTGGTCGCCGAGCCGGGACCGGGCGCCGACGCCGCACTGCGGACCGGGCTGCTCGGCCTCGCCCTCGAGCAGCTGCCGGTCGCCGGGATCGTCGCCAACCGGATGGTGCCGCAGGGCTCGCCCGACCCCTGGCTGGCCGGGCTCGCCGTCCAGCAGGAGAAGTACGCCGCCCAGTGGGCCGGGGACACCCCCGTGCTGCCGCTGGGACACCTCGGGCGGGACCCCCAGGGGCCGGAGGACCTGGCACGGCTCACCGGGGCGGAGGGGCTCGTTCCGGGCGCCTCGGGGGAAGCCGGGGGCACGGCCCGGGACACGGCCCGGAACCGCCGGACCTGGGTGGTCGAGGACCGCCTCGCCGACGACGGGGTACTCGTCTGGGTGGTGCCGCTGCCCGGCGCCCACAAGCGCGACCTCGACCTGGTCCGGCGCGGCGACGAGCTGCTGCTCGCGGCCGGCCCGTACCGCAGGATCGTTCCGCTGCCCTCGGCGCTGCGCCGTTGCACGGTCTCCGGCGCCGCCCTCGCCGACGGGGAGCTCCGCATCCGCTTCACGCCGGACCCGGGGCTCTGGCCCCGCAGGCCCTGA
- a CDS encoding DUF5304 domain-containing protein: MSEATDRPTDDDAWAKACAEDLAAEQERRRARQGGTDAGTGTAAEELFKLFEAVADKVSGLNNPLLGAAAQGAVRQFVNQAKAAAKPVVERNPEVFDHLAAAGSELLAAYRSAVEGHERRWTRDEPAAGAGPDGPSGERPSGDRPSGDRSDPRDGGGSGPTQRIDLD, encoded by the coding sequence ATGAGCGAGGCCACCGACCGTCCCACCGACGACGACGCCTGGGCCAAGGCCTGCGCCGAGGACCTCGCCGCGGAGCAGGAGCGCCGCCGGGCCCGGCAGGGCGGCACCGACGCCGGCACCGGGACCGCCGCAGAAGAGCTCTTCAAGCTGTTCGAAGCCGTCGCCGACAAGGTCTCCGGGCTGAACAACCCGCTGCTCGGCGCCGCCGCCCAAGGCGCCGTACGCCAGTTCGTCAACCAGGCGAAGGCCGCCGCCAAGCCCGTCGTCGAGCGCAACCCCGAGGTCTTCGACCACCTCGCGGCCGCCGGCTCCGAGCTGCTCGCCGCGTACCGCTCGGCCGTCGAGGGCCACGAGCGCCGCTGGACCCGGGACGAGCCCGCGGCGGGCGCGGGCCCGGACGGCCCCTCCGGCGAGCGCCCCTCGGGCGACCGCCCTTCCGGAGACCGTTCCGATCCCCGTGACGGGGGCGGGAGCGGTCCGACGCAGCGGATCGATCTCGACTGA
- a CDS encoding long-chain fatty acid--CoA ligase: protein MREFSLPALYEVPSDGNLTDLIRRNAAQHPDTAVMARKVDGQWQDVSATEFLAEVRAAAKGLIAAGIQPGDRVALISRTRYEWVLFDFAIWSAGGVTVPVYETSSPEQIQWILGDSGAVAAVVESPGHSAAVASLRDRLPDLREVWEIEQGALAALQAAGTDVTDEEVDRRSSLANADDPATIVYTSGTTGRPKGCVLTHRNFFAECGNAVERLSPLFKTGECSVLLFLPAAHVFGRLVEVAAVLAPIRLGCVPDIKNLTDELQSFRPTLILGVPRVFEKVYNSARAKAQAEGKGKIFDAAADTAIAYSRALDTPRGPSFGLKLKHKVFTKLVYSKLHAVLGGRGEYAISGGAPLGERLGHFFRGIGFTVLEGYGLTESCAATTFNPWDKQKIGTVGQPMPGSVVRIADDGEVLLHGEQIFSGYWKNEAATAEALADGWFHTGDVGTLDEDGYLTITGRKKELIVTAGGKNVAPAVIEDRIRAHALVAECMVVGDARPFVAALVTIDEEFLGRWAAENGKPAGVTAAELREDADLIAAVQKAVDDGNAAVSKAESVRKFRILPSQFTEESGHITPSLKLKRNVVAKDFADEIEALYRG from the coding sequence TTGCGCGAGTTCAGCCTTCCGGCCCTGTACGAGGTCCCGTCGGACGGGAACCTGACGGATCTCATCCGCCGCAATGCCGCGCAGCATCCCGACACCGCCGTCATGGCCCGCAAGGTCGACGGCCAGTGGCAGGACGTGTCCGCGACCGAGTTCCTCGCCGAGGTGCGTGCAGCGGCCAAGGGCCTGATCGCGGCCGGTATCCAGCCGGGCGACCGTGTCGCGCTGATCTCCCGCACCCGCTACGAGTGGGTGCTCTTCGACTTCGCCATCTGGAGCGCGGGCGGCGTCACCGTCCCCGTGTACGAGACCAGCTCGCCCGAGCAGATCCAGTGGATCCTCGGCGACTCCGGCGCGGTCGCCGCGGTCGTGGAGAGCCCGGGGCACAGCGCGGCCGTGGCCTCGCTGCGCGACCGGCTGCCGGACCTGCGCGAGGTCTGGGAGATCGAGCAGGGCGCGCTGGCGGCGCTGCAGGCCGCCGGCACGGACGTGACGGACGAAGAGGTCGACCGGCGCAGCTCGCTGGCGAACGCCGACGACCCGGCCACCATCGTCTACACCTCGGGCACCACCGGCCGTCCCAAGGGCTGTGTGCTGACCCACCGCAACTTCTTCGCGGAGTGCGGCAACGCGGTGGAGCGCCTGAGCCCGCTGTTCAAGACCGGCGAGTGCTCGGTGCTCCTGTTCCTGCCCGCCGCGCACGTCTTCGGGCGCCTGGTCGAGGTGGCCGCCGTGCTGGCGCCGATCCGGCTGGGCTGCGTACCGGACATCAAGAACCTCACCGACGAGCTGCAGTCCTTCCGGCCCACGCTCATCCTCGGCGTCCCGCGCGTCTTCGAGAAGGTCTACAACTCTGCGCGCGCCAAGGCCCAGGCCGAGGGCAAGGGCAAGATCTTCGACGCGGCGGCCGACACGGCGATCGCGTACAGCCGGGCGCTGGACACCCCGCGCGGCCCGTCCTTCGGCCTGAAGCTGAAGCACAAGGTCTTCACGAAGCTGGTCTACAGCAAGCTCCACGCCGTCCTCGGCGGCCGCGGCGAGTACGCGATCTCCGGCGGCGCCCCGCTGGGCGAGCGGCTCGGGCACTTCTTCCGCGGCATCGGCTTCACCGTTCTGGAGGGCTACGGCCTGACGGAGTCCTGCGCGGCCACCACCTTCAACCCGTGGGACAAGCAGAAGATCGGTACGGTCGGCCAGCCCATGCCGGGTTCCGTGGTGCGCATCGCGGACGACGGCGAGGTGCTGCTGCACGGCGAGCAGATCTTCAGCGGGTACTGGAAGAACGAGGCGGCGACGGCGGAGGCGCTGGCCGACGGCTGGTTCCACACCGGCGACGTCGGCACCCTCGACGAGGACGGCTACCTCACGATCACCGGGCGCAAGAAGGAGCTCATCGTCACGGCGGGCGGCAAGAACGTGGCGCCCGCGGTGATCGAGGACCGGATCCGCGCGCACGCGCTGGTCGCGGAGTGCATGGTGGTCGGCGACGCGAGGCCGTTCGTGGCCGCGCTGGTGACGATCGACGAGGAGTTCCTCGGCCGCTGGGCGGCGGAGAACGGCAAGCCGGCCGGCGTCACGGCGGCGGAGCTGCGCGAGGACGCGGACCTCATCGCCGCCGTCCAGAAGGCCGTGGACGACGGCAACGCGGCGGTTTCCAAGGCGGAATCGGTGCGGAAATTCCGCATTCTGCCCTCCCAGTTCACGGAGGAGTCGGGTCACATCACGCCGTCGCTGAAGCTGAAGCGGAACGTGGTGGCGAAGGACTTCGCGGACGAGATCGAGGCCCTGTACCGCGGCTGA
- a CDS encoding SDR family NAD(P)-dependent oxidoreductase: protein MDDVLRGTVALVTGASSGIGRAAALALAGRGATVALTARRGDRLTELAAQIEAGGGSALVLPADIADEAEAARVVERTVNELGRLDTLVNNAGLMILGYATESATADWKRMVDINLTGLMHITHAAVPHLVNAAADGRRQVCDIVNVSSVAGRQAAATATVYCATKFGVVAFSEALRQELARQHVRVSLVEPGAVDTELRGHNSPEMQEALGRMFGGIERLEAQDIADAIVYIVTRPRRVAVAEMLVRPTEQV from the coding sequence ATGGACGACGTGCTGCGCGGCACCGTGGCCCTGGTGACCGGGGCTTCGAGCGGGATCGGCAGGGCGGCCGCCCTGGCGCTCGCCGGGCGGGGGGCCACCGTCGCGCTCACCGCGCGGCGCGGGGACCGGCTCACGGAGCTGGCCGCCCAGATCGAGGCCGGCGGCGGCTCGGCCCTGGTGCTGCCCGCCGACATCGCCGACGAGGCCGAGGCCGCGCGCGTGGTGGAGCGTACGGTCAACGAGCTCGGGCGGCTGGACACCCTGGTGAACAACGCGGGCCTGATGATCCTCGGGTACGCCACCGAGTCGGCCACCGCCGACTGGAAGCGGATGGTGGACATCAACCTCACCGGCCTGATGCACATCACCCACGCGGCCGTGCCGCACCTCGTGAACGCCGCGGCGGACGGCCGCAGGCAGGTCTGCGACATCGTCAACGTCTCCTCCGTGGCGGGCCGCCAGGCCGCGGCCACGGCCACCGTGTACTGCGCCACGAAGTTCGGCGTGGTCGCGTTCAGCGAGGCGCTGCGCCAGGAGCTGGCGCGGCAGCACGTACGGGTCTCCCTCGTCGAGCCCGGCGCGGTGGACACCGAGTTGCGCGGGCACAATTCCCCCGAGATGCAGGAGGCGCTGGGGCGGATGTTCGGGGGCATCGAACGGCTGGAAGCGCAGGACATCGCGGACGCGATCGTCTACATCGTCACGCGGCCTCGGCGGGTCGCGGTGGCGGAGATGCTCGTCCGCCCCACCGAGCAGGTCTGA